The DNA segment GGCCACCGTTCGCACGCCCGTAGGTGTAGCCACCACCGACCTTCGGTCAAGCAGCACCGTCCCACCCCAAGTGGTCACCCCGCGGTTGTGCCTGCTCCGGGGACAGCGGATTCTGGAGGGGATGAACGGGGCTGATGTGGCGCCATGACTGCATGGAACACGGAGCAAGGTGGCGACTTTCGTGGTCCCCTCGACGTCACCAGGGCGGCCACGGCGGTCGTCGACGCCCAGGACTCGGTCATCGGATGGAGCTCCGCGGCGGAGCGGCTCTTCGGTTACCAACCGCACGAGATCGTCGGCCGGCCCCTGGCCGCCTTCCTGTCACCCGACCCGGCGCCCTCTGCGCCTCCGCTCCCTCCCCTGCTCCGTGGAAACGAGATCCGCGTCGCCCGGCACCGTGACGGGCACGAGCTGATCGTCGCCACCACGGCATGTCCCCTCCCGGGCGCGGGATCGGCGGAGCGCGTCCTCGTGGCGACGGAGCTGAAGGATCTCCGGCTGTGGGAGTCCCAGCTGGCCCTGTTGCACGGCTTGGCCACCCAGTCACCCGTCGGCCTGGCCATCTACGACACCGACCTCCACCTGACCTGGTGCAACGCGGCGTACGAACAGGAGATCGGACGACCGTTCGCCGAGTTCCGCGGCTCTCGGCCCGACGACATGTACTCCGAGGGAAGATTCGTGACCATGGGGCACCCGCCCACTCTCGACGCGGTCATGCGTCACGTACTGGACACCGGAGAACCATGTCTGGACCTGCACTTCCTGGGCCGGCCACCCAGCGACCCGGAAACGGACCACCTCTGGTCCTGCGCCTACTACCGGCTGCAGGACGCTGACGGACACGTATTCGGAGTGTGCGAGGACGCATTCGACATCTCCGATCGTTACAGAGCCCAGCGGCGGCTGGCCCTGCTCGTCGAGGCAGGCCGCGGCATCGGCACCGCCCTCGATGTGGTGGTCACTGCGGAGAAGATCACCGAGGTGGCGGTACCGGAGTTCGCCGCCACGGTCACGGTCGACATTTCGAGGGCGGTGCTGGAGGGCGAGGTGCCGGCCAGCAGCGACTCGGCGGTGATGTCCCTGGTGCGGGTCGCCCGCCGCTCGGCCGGGGAAGCCGGCCAGGAGAAGCCTGGACGGCAGCCCCCTCCCCTGGTGAACCACCCGCCCGCGGAGTACCCGTCCGGCTCGCCGCAGTACCGCAGCCTCTCGTCCGGCGGGCTCGTGCTCGACGGCGCGGCCCTGGTCGTGCCGTTGCGGACCGGAAACAGCATGCTGGGACTCGTCACCTTCATCCGCGACGCCACGTCGGCCACCTTCGACAGCGGCGAGGTGGCACTGGCAGACGAGTTGGCCGCCCGTACGGCGGTGTCCATCGACAACGCCCGCCGCTTCACCCGTGAACGCACCGCCGCCCTGGCCCTCCAGCGCCAGTTGCTGCCGCAGCACGTGCCGCAGCAGTCGGCGGTCGACCTGGCCTATCGCTACCTGCCCACCGACGACGTGACAGGGGTCGGCGGTGACTGGTTCGACGTCATCCCCCTGTCCGGAACCAGGGTCGGACTCGTGGTCGGGGACGTGGTCGGCCATGGCCTGCAGGCGGCCGCCACCATGGGACGGCTGCGTACGACCGTACGTGCCTTCGCCCAGTTGGACATGGATCCCGTCGAGCTGCTGTCACGGCTCGACGATCTGGTGGGACAGTCGGCGGAGGAGCAGGGGGGCGAGCTGGGCCCACCCGACGGCATCTACACCGATGTGACCACCGGAGCGACGTGTCTCTACGCGGTCTACGACCCGGTCTCGCGACACTGCGTCATGGCCAGGGCCGGACATGTGCCGCCGGCGGTCGTCGACCCGGACGGCCGGGTGTCCTTCCCGGACCTGCCGGCCGGCCCGCCCCTGGGCCTCGGCGGGCTGCCGTTCGAGTCCATGGAGATCGAGCTGCCGGTGGGCAGCCTGCTCGCTCTCTTCACCGACGGCCTGGTCGAGGCCCGCGACCGCGACATCGATCAGGGACTCGACACTCTGGGACGTGTACTCGGCGACCGCCACGCATCACTTGAGGAACTGTGCGACCGGGCGGTGGCAGAACTCCTGCCGGACGGGACAACGGCGGACGACACCGCCCTGCTGCTCGTCCGCACCCGCGAACTCGACGCTTCCCGGGTCGCCGAATGGGAGCTGCCCGCAGAACCGGTCGCCGTGGGCCGTGCCCGGGACCTGGCCACCGAACAGCTGCGCCACTGGGGACTCGATGAGTTGTGCTTCGCGACCGAGCTCATCGTCAGCGAGCTGGTGACCAACGCGGTCAGGTACGCCGAAGGACCGCTCCACGTACGCCTCATCCGCGACCGCACTCTCCTGTGCGAGGTCGCGGATACCGGCCACACCTCGCCGCACCTGCGCCACAGCAGCGAGGAGGACGAAGGCGGGCGCGGCCTGTTCATCGTCGCGCAACTCGTCCAGAGATGGGGAACGCGCTACACCCGCTCCGGAAAAACCATCTGGACCGAACAGGCCTTCCCTGAGACGGGATGAGACCACCGACGGCTGGAGATGCACCGCCGGCTGCCGGGGCTGTCCGCTCAATGGCCGCGCCGGCGAGCGGACAGCCCCGCGCACATTGCCTGTGCCGGAACCTGGGCCTGGGCCTGGGCCTGGGCCTGGGCCTGGGCCTGGGCCTGGGAGTCAGCGTTCGAAGACACCGGTCAGCCGGCCGCGATCGAGGACGGCTGCCGTGATGGCGGGCAGGAGGGCGCGGGGCCGTGCCCGGTCCACCGGCGTTGTGCCGGGGCCGCTGTCCACGGGGGCCGAGAGGGCGAACAGCTGGAAGACGTAGCGGTGTGGCCCGTGGCCCTTGATGGGCGCGGGACCGTGGTACCCGCGCCCGATGGTGGACCGCAGCACCCGCACGCCGGGGCCGGGCTGTTTCGCGGCCAGGGCGCCGGGCTCCAGCTGTCCGGCTGCCGGGTCGATCAGGGCGAGGCAGTGCACGGCGGGTCTGCTTGTGGGGACGTCGATGTCCTCGACGACCAGGAGGAGCTGTGCGGTGCCGGACGGAGGTGAACTCCAGGCCAGGTGAGGCGACCGGTCGTCACCGCCGACGTGCTTCGCGCAGTGCTCCAGCGGCATGGAGCCGCCGTCGCTGAACTGCCGGCTGGTGAGGGTCAGCAGCTCGGGGCCCTGCAGGTTGGGCAGGTTCCACGCGGTGTGGGTCCCGCCTGCTCTGCGGTTCTTCAGGAGTCGGCCGAGCAGAGTCATCGGGTTGCCTCGATCCTGTCGACGACCTCGGCCGTGGTGGCGGTTTCGCCGAGCTTGGGGAAGACGCGCTCGATGCTGTGGCGGTGGGCGTCGGCATCGGGGTCGGTCATGGCGTCGGTGGCCAGGACGACGTGGTAGCCGTAGTCGGAGGCCGAACGTGCGGTCGACTCGACGCCTGCACTGGTCGAGATGCCGGCGAGCACGGTCTGGGTGACTCCCAGATCCCGCAGGAGGGTGTCGAGGCCGGTGTCGTGGAACGCGCTGCGCCGCCGCTTGGTGATCAGGTGGTCGGTCGGCCGGACATCGAGTTCGTCGATGAGGTCGGCCCAGCCGGCCGGCAGTGCGGCGCTGCTTCCGGACCACCCGGCCTCGGTGCGCCCCGGCGCGCGTCCGGTGACGTTGACCAGGACCACGGGCAGGCCGTGCCGCCGGAATTCGCCGGCCAGGTGGGCCGCCTGCTTGACGACGGCGGTGACCTGACTGTCCGTGTGG comes from the Streptomyces sp. NBC_01471 genome and includes:
- a CDS encoding SpoIIE family protein phosphatase — protein: MTAWNTEQGGDFRGPLDVTRAATAVVDAQDSVIGWSSAAERLFGYQPHEIVGRPLAAFLSPDPAPSAPPLPPLLRGNEIRVARHRDGHELIVATTACPLPGAGSAERVLVATELKDLRLWESQLALLHGLATQSPVGLAIYDTDLHLTWCNAAYEQEIGRPFAEFRGSRPDDMYSEGRFVTMGHPPTLDAVMRHVLDTGEPCLDLHFLGRPPSDPETDHLWSCAYYRLQDADGHVFGVCEDAFDISDRYRAQRRLALLVEAGRGIGTALDVVVTAEKITEVAVPEFAATVTVDISRAVLEGEVPASSDSAVMSLVRVARRSAGEAGQEKPGRQPPPLVNHPPAEYPSGSPQYRSLSSGGLVLDGAALVVPLRTGNSMLGLVTFIRDATSATFDSGEVALADELAARTAVSIDNARRFTRERTAALALQRQLLPQHVPQQSAVDLAYRYLPTDDVTGVGGDWFDVIPLSGTRVGLVVGDVVGHGLQAAATMGRLRTTVRAFAQLDMDPVELLSRLDDLVGQSAEEQGGELGPPDGIYTDVTTGATCLYAVYDPVSRHCVMARAGHVPPAVVDPDGRVSFPDLPAGPPLGLGGLPFESMEIELPVGSLLALFTDGLVEARDRDIDQGLDTLGRVLGDRHASLEELCDRAVAELLPDGTTADDTALLLVRTRELDASRVAEWELPAEPVAVGRARDLATEQLRHWGLDELCFATELIVSELVTNAVRYAEGPLHVRLIRDRTLLCEVADTGHTSPHLRHSSEEDEGGRGLFIVAQLVQRWGTRYTRSGKTIWTEQAFPETG
- a CDS encoding YbhB/YbcL family Raf kinase inhibitor-like protein, whose product is MTLLGRLLKNRRAGGTHTAWNLPNLQGPELLTLTSRQFSDGGSMPLEHCAKHVGGDDRSPHLAWSSPPSGTAQLLLVVEDIDVPTSRPAVHCLALIDPAAGQLEPGALAAKQPGPGVRVLRSTIGRGYHGPAPIKGHGPHRYVFQLFALSAPVDSGPGTTPVDRARPRALLPAITAAVLDRGRLTGVFER
- a CDS encoding cysteine hydrolase family protein, encoding MALTTIDPTAALVVVDLQKGIVSAHTDSQVTAVVKQAAHLAGEFRRHGLPVVLVNVTGRAPGRTEAGWSGSSAALPAGWADLIDELDVRPTDHLITKRRRSAFHDTGLDTLLRDLGVTQTVLAGISTSAGVESTARSASDYGYHVVLATDAMTDPDADAHRHSIERVFPKLGETATTAEVVDRIEATR